CCACGTGCAGGCTGTGCCCGCCGCCGGCCGCCCAGCCGTTGACCAGGCAGATCACCGGTTTGGGCATGAACCGGATCAGCCGCTGCACCTCCAGGATGTGCAGCCGCCCGGCGCGGGCGACGTCGACGGTGTCGGCGGTTTCCCCGGACGCATACTGGTAGCCGCTACGGCCGCGAATGCGCTGATCCCCGCCGGAGCAGAATGCCCAGCCGCCGTCCTTGGGTGCCGGTCCGTTGCCGGTGAGCAGCACCACGCCGACGTCGGGAGACATCCGGGCATGGTCCAGCGCCTGGTACAGCTCGTCGACGGTGTGCGGCCGAAATGCGTTGCGCACCTCCGGACGGTTGAACGCCACTCGCACCGTCGCGTCGGTGACGTGGCGGTGATAGGTGATGTCGGTCAGGTCGGCGAAGCCGTCGACAGTGCGCCAGATGCTCTCGTCAAAAGGGTTGCTGCTCACGACTGCGACCGTACCGGGGCGGCGCCGTCAGGTTGCCGGAGCTTGCCGGAACGCTTCGCGCAGGGTCGCGGCGTAGTCCGGCCCCTGCCCGGGGGCGGTGATCGCGTCCAGTCGGGCGACGGCGTCGTCACTGAGCACGATGTCGGCCACCTTCATGTTCTCCTCCAGATGCGCGATCGATCCGGTGCCGGGGATCAGCAGCGTGTTCGCCGAGGTGGTCAAGAGCCAGGCCAGCCCGATCTGGGCCGGGGTGGCACCGGTTTCGTCGGCGATCTCGCGGACGACGGCGTGGTCGGTGACCTTGGGGAAGCCGGGGAACGCCGAACCGAGCGGGAAGTACGGGACCCAGGCGATGCCTTCGTCGGTGCAGAAATCGAGCGTGTCTTCCTGGGTGCGATCAAGCAGGCTGTAGGCGTTCTGCACGCAGACGATCCCGGCCGGCAGGGCCCGCTGCAGTACCTCCAGTCCCACGCTGCTGATCCCGATGGCGGCGATCTTGCCCTCATCGCGCAACGCGATCATCTCGGCCAGCTGGTCGTCGAGGTCGACGTTCTGATCGCCCGCGGGGGCCGGGGCGGGACCGAGGTCATAGCGCCGCAGGTTGACCACCGGCACGGTGTCCAGGCCCAGTTGGCGGAGGTCGCTCTCGACCGCAGCGCGCAGTTCGGCTGGCTTCTGGGCGGCGGTCAGTGGCACCGGGCCGACGCCGGTGTAGGCGGCTCCGACCTTGCTGACGATGACCAGCTCGTCGCGGTAAGGCGCCAGCGCCTTACGGATGCGGTGGTTGACCTCGCCTCCGGCGTAGA
The window above is part of the Mycolicibacter sp. MU0102 genome. Proteins encoded here:
- a CDS encoding aldo/keto reductase encodes the protein MTDQLQPGGLARIGTDQVARVGYGAMQLDEKVSTDDASAVLRRALELGVNHIDTASFYAGGEVNHRIRKALAPYRDELVIVSKVGAAYTGVGPVPLTAAQKPAELRAAVESDLRQLGLDTVPVVNLRRYDLGPAPAPAGDQNVDLDDQLAEMIALRDEGKIAAIGISSVGLEVLQRALPAGIVCVQNAYSLLDRTQEDTLDFCTDEGIAWVPYFPLGSAFPGFPKVTDHAVVREIADETGATPAQIGLAWLLTTSANTLLIPGTGSIAHLEENMKVADIVLSDDAVARLDAITAPGQGPDYAATLREAFRQAPAT
- a CDS encoding 1,4-dihydroxy-2-naphthoyl-CoA synthase produces the protein MSSNPFDESIWRTVDGFADLTDITYHRHVTDATVRVAFNRPEVRNAFRPHTVDELYQALDHARMSPDVGVVLLTGNGPAPKDGGWAFCSGGDQRIRGRSGYQYASGETADTVDVARAGRLHILEVQRLIRFMPKPVICLVNGWAAGGGHSLHVVCDLTLASREHARFKQTDADVGSFDGGYGSAYLARQVGQKFAREIFFLGRTYTAEQMHQMGAVNEVVDHAELEATGVQWAKEINGKSPQAQRMLKFAFNLLDDGLVGQQLFAGEATRLAYMTDEAVEGRDSFLEKRDPDWSRFPRYF